From Roseburia hominis, the proteins below share one genomic window:
- a CDS encoding ACT domain-containing protein, whose amino-acid sequence MTMTIKQLSVFLENRSGRLDEVLDVLGNNGVNIVALSLADTSDYGMLRMIVSDPKKGREVLKTNGITAMLTDVVALRVPHATGSLAKAMHEIVEGGVNVEYMYAFANGADASAVIKSDDPGKVVELLRSSGFDVWKEDEAYHANIMK is encoded by the coding sequence ATGACTATGACGATTAAACAGTTGTCCGTATTTTTGGAAAATCGTTCCGGACGGTTAGATGAGGTCCTGGACGTACTGGGAAATAACGGCGTGAATATTGTGGCGCTCAGTCTTGCGGATACTTCTGACTATGGTATGCTCCGCATGATCGTGAGCGATCCGAAAAAGGGCCGCGAGGTGCTGAAGACAAATGGGATTACCGCAATGCTCACAGATGTGGTCGCACTCCGGGTTCCGCACGCGACAGGTTCTCTGGCAAAAGCGATGCATGAGATTGTGGAGGGCGGCGTGAATGTGGAATATATGTATGCGTTTGCAAATGGAGCGGACGCCTCCGCAGTGATCAAAAGTGATGATCCGGGGAAGGTAGTGGAACTTTTACGCAGCAGCGGATTTGATGTCTGGAAAGAGGACGAGGCGTATCACGCAAATATTATGAAATAG